One genomic segment of Rhizorhabdus phycosphaerae includes these proteins:
- a CDS encoding SDR family oxidoreductase produces MPTLLVVGATSDIAEATARRFAAAGYALQLAGRDKAALAAIAADLELRHRVAVTVHRCDVVEAEDRAALLGGLPVLPDAVVCAVGLLGDQRENETDSVAAERVMRANYEGPALLLGSLAEAFAARGTGVIVGISSVAGERGRASNYVYGSAKAGMTAFLSGLRNRFGKTGVHVVTVLPGFVDTRMTAGMAVPPALTAKPEEVAQAIWRAVERRKDIVYVRPIWRWIMAIIGAIPEGLFKKLSI; encoded by the coding sequence ATGCCTACGCTTCTCGTTGTCGGTGCAACCTCGGACATTGCCGAGGCGACCGCTCGCCGTTTCGCCGCTGCCGGCTACGCGCTGCAACTCGCCGGGCGCGATAAAGCCGCGCTCGCCGCCATTGCCGCGGATCTGGAACTGCGCCACCGGGTCGCCGTGACCGTCCACCGGTGCGACGTGGTCGAGGCGGAGGACCGCGCGGCGCTGCTTGGCGGTCTGCCGGTGCTGCCCGACGCGGTGGTCTGCGCCGTCGGCCTGCTCGGCGACCAGCGGGAGAACGAGACCGACTCCGTCGCCGCCGAACGGGTCATGCGCGCCAATTATGAGGGGCCGGCCCTGCTGCTCGGCAGCCTTGCGGAGGCCTTCGCTGCGCGCGGCACCGGCGTGATCGTCGGCATCAGTTCTGTCGCGGGTGAGCGGGGGCGGGCATCCAACTATGTCTATGGTTCGGCCAAGGCCGGGATGACGGCCTTTCTCTCGGGTCTGCGCAACCGCTTCGGCAAGACGGGCGTCCACGTCGTTACCGTCCTGCCCGGCTTCGTCGACACGCGCATGACAGCGGGGATGGCCGTGCCGCCTGCGCTCACCGCCAAGCCGGAGGAGGTCGCTCAGGCCATCTGGCGCGCGGTCGAGCGTCGGAAGGACATCGTCTATGTCCGTCCCATATGGCGCTGGATCATGGCGATCATCGGGGCGATACCCGAAGGGCTGTTCAAGAAGCTGAGCATCTGA
- a CDS encoding asparagine synthase-related protein, translating into MRLIAGILQLDGSSATEDMLALMAAAMTPSGLRPSRAHRIDGPAGLLILDFSDDQAALSERDGWIVAADLRLDRPTGTIEDEVLRAIEDHGTDFPDRLDGDFGVALWDRTRQALWLGRDFIGARPLAWTWSAGRHFAFASLPKGLHASGLASPAPDLVGLATKASQTYFSGSDSGFADIRYLEAGHSLRISPADEGPPQPHRAYRPDPSQVGRWRGTPKQAAATLRTLIEEAVAARMPNSGPVACHLTGGLDSSAISVLAARAGRQRPGCRVFALSRATAEAIGPAGLDERPLIADVLRQEPGIDHLYVGDDVAMPGDKSDPDWPCSAIGGGDDRIMEAAAAFGADRLLSGVGGDEGATYNGARPYLALLRSGRWPSLLRELRARAKRADISLLRVAYRQLVSPVLPRGLGQKRVGMFDDKAGVMRYLAPTMAERVRTRRLRPTLHSNRAEDRVRAFADHHIPSRCTYYSILAARHGIAVSFPMLDRRVVDFILSLPMHRLLADGYARQPFREAMRGILPERLRTTEAKVGLFDQRFMLYAARRSTLLAEFERLQALALPILSEMFDLEALRAGLERIPTSDEIADRASRGTRIIGTSPWSTGFTIEALILARELADRALVEDDRDKGASGVTSTP; encoded by the coding sequence ATGCGGCTGATCGCCGGAATCCTCCAGCTCGACGGCAGTTCGGCGACGGAGGACATGCTCGCGCTGATGGCGGCGGCTATGACGCCATCCGGCCTCCGGCCTTCGCGCGCCCATCGCATCGACGGCCCGGCCGGACTGCTGATCCTCGACTTCTCGGATGACCAAGCCGCACTCTCCGAGCGGGACGGCTGGATCGTGGCGGCCGATTTGAGGCTCGATCGTCCGACTGGAACCATCGAGGACGAGGTGTTGCGCGCGATCGAGGATCATGGAACCGATTTTCCGGACCGGCTGGATGGCGATTTCGGCGTCGCCCTGTGGGACAGAACGCGGCAGGCCCTGTGGCTGGGGCGCGACTTCATCGGAGCCAGGCCACTTGCCTGGACATGGTCGGCCGGGCGTCATTTCGCCTTTGCCAGCCTGCCCAAAGGGCTGCATGCTTCGGGGTTGGCCTCTCCGGCGCCGGACCTCGTTGGCCTGGCGACAAAGGCCTCCCAGACCTATTTTTCCGGCTCGGACAGCGGCTTTGCCGACATACGCTATCTCGAGGCCGGGCACAGCCTGCGCATAAGCCCGGCCGACGAGGGTCCACCGCAGCCGCATCGCGCCTATCGGCCGGACCCGTCACAGGTAGGGCGATGGCGTGGGACGCCCAAACAGGCGGCAGCCACGCTGCGAACGCTGATCGAGGAAGCGGTCGCCGCGCGCATGCCCAATAGCGGGCCCGTGGCTTGCCATTTGACCGGCGGACTGGACAGTTCGGCGATAAGCGTACTCGCAGCGCGCGCCGGTCGGCAACGGCCCGGCTGCAGGGTCTTTGCGCTCAGTCGGGCGACAGCCGAAGCGATCGGTCCGGCCGGGCTCGACGAGCGCCCGCTGATAGCCGACGTGCTGCGGCAGGAACCCGGCATCGACCATCTTTATGTCGGCGACGACGTCGCGATGCCCGGCGACAAAAGCGACCCCGACTGGCCCTGCAGCGCGATCGGCGGGGGCGACGACCGGATCATGGAAGCTGCCGCCGCCTTCGGTGCGGACCGACTGCTGAGCGGCGTCGGTGGAGACGAAGGCGCGACCTACAACGGCGCCCGACCCTATCTTGCCTTATTGCGAAGCGGCCGTTGGCCATCCCTTCTACGCGAACTACGGGCGAGGGCGAAGCGGGCGGACATCTCGTTGCTGCGGGTCGCCTACCGCCAGCTGGTGTCACCGGTCCTTCCGCGCGGTCTCGGGCAAAAGCGCGTAGGCATGTTCGACGACAAGGCCGGCGTCATGCGCTACCTCGCGCCAACGATGGCCGAACGCGTGCGGACGCGACGGCTGCGGCCCACGCTGCACAGCAACCGCGCAGAAGATCGCGTGCGCGCCTTTGCCGATCACCATATCCCGTCGCGCTGCACCTATTACTCCATTCTTGCCGCCCGCCACGGCATTGCGGTCAGCTTTCCGATGCTTGATCGCCGCGTGGTCGACTTCATCCTGTCGTTGCCGATGCACCGTCTTCTGGCCGACGGATATGCCCGCCAGCCCTTTCGGGAGGCCATGCGCGGCATCCTGCCCGAACGCCTGCGGACGACCGAAGCCAAAGTCGGCTTGTTCGATCAGCGCTTCATGCTTTACGCCGCGCGACGATCCACGCTGCTGGCCGAGTTCGAGCGCCTGCAGGCGCTCGCGCTTCCGATCCTCTCGGAGATGTTCGATCTCGAGGCCCTGCGGGCGGGACTGGAGCGAATACCGACGTCCGATGAAATCGCCGACCGCGCATCGCGCGGCACCCGCATCATTGGAACCTCGCCATGGAGCACCGGCTTCACGATCGAAGCCTTGATCCTCGCCCGGGAGCTCGCGGACAGGGCTCTTGTCGAAGACGACCGGGACAAGGGCGCCTCGGGCGTCACTTCGACACCATAG
- a CDS encoding FecR family protein gives MSSSDMAPTPDMIEAAARWAALLDAGDLDPAEQKACRDWCAEHPLHRRTLERMRAFDARVAKAENFEREALRSIVDRRRRRRPGVALLGLVLSIGIGWSAMRADSLRDLFPDYRTGPGEIRSVALGDGSEIVIDTDGAVRVDIGEDLRRVRLIRGQLLASVAKDKHRPFVVRTPDGTAMALGTRFVVRREPGYTVVTVVESRVKLCPGDAPEERACRVLTAGERARIRPTGIEMEARVDPSSAALWSSGWLEADDQDVTAVLTELARYSAKPLRFDAGALRGIRVTGSYPLRDMDRSIEGVARTAGLTVRRDAEGAIIFSRRP, from the coding sequence ATGTCCTCCTCCGACATGGCGCCGACGCCGGACATGATCGAGGCTGCGGCCCGATGGGCGGCGCTGCTCGACGCCGGTGATCTCGACCCCGCCGAGCAGAAGGCGTGCCGCGACTGGTGCGCCGAGCATCCGCTGCATCGGCGTACGCTGGAGCGGATGCGGGCCTTCGATGCCCGGGTGGCGAAGGCTGAGAATTTCGAGCGGGAAGCGCTTCGCAGCATCGTGGACAGGCGGCGTCGCCGCCGGCCGGGTGTGGCGCTGCTCGGCCTCGTCCTGTCGATCGGGATCGGCTGGTCCGCGATGCGGGCCGACAGCCTGCGCGATCTTTTCCCGGATTACCGGACCGGCCCGGGCGAGATTCGCAGCGTCGCGCTCGGCGACGGGAGCGAAATCGTGATCGACACCGATGGCGCGGTTCGGGTCGATATAGGGGAAGACCTGCGACGGGTGCGCCTCATACGCGGGCAGCTTCTCGCGAGCGTCGCCAAGGACAAGCATCGGCCGTTCGTCGTTCGGACGCCCGATGGCACGGCCATGGCGCTCGGCACCCGTTTCGTCGTCCGCCGCGAGCCTGGTTACACCGTCGTGACGGTCGTCGAGTCACGCGTCAAGCTGTGCCCAGGCGATGCTCCGGAGGAGCGCGCTTGCCGCGTCCTGACAGCCGGCGAACGCGCGCGGATCAGGCCGACCGGCATAGAGATGGAAGCCCGGGTCGACCCTTCTTCGGCTGCGCTTTGGTCGAGCGGCTGGCTGGAAGCCGACGATCAGGACGTCACCGCCGTGCTGACCGAACTGGCCCGGTACAGCGCGAAGCCGCTTCGTTTCGATGCTGGCGCCTTGCGGGGCATCCGGGTGACCGGCAGCTATCCCTTGCGCGACATGGATCGATCGATCGAGGGCGTGGCGCGGACAGCCGGCCTGACGGTTCGCCGAGATGCCGAGGGTGCAATCATCTTTTCCCGCCGGCCCTGA
- a CDS encoding sulfotransferase domain-containing protein, with product MAAFPGGLVWLASYPKSGNTWTRILLANLLSGRDEPADINNLSEPHTLMGRWRFADDMLVDPDLLDSRELGIMRPIHCDFAAQDVSHPFFCKTHDQFWSPEGELTLGASARRVLYIIRDPRDVAISFSYHAGLSIDDTITQMVDRNASSTGRAVLPCFMGDWRTHVVGWASQRLIPVMVVRYESMHADTFNCLRSIVDFLGGQADEMEIHRAVAHGSFDELQRQEARKGFREARPGQERFFRAGQAGGWREILKPHQLRRIEDHFADIMTAYGYEIADKS from the coding sequence GTGGCAGCCTTCCCCGGCGGTCTGGTATGGCTCGCTTCCTATCCGAAATCCGGCAACACCTGGACGCGGATCCTTCTGGCCAATCTCCTGTCGGGAAGAGACGAGCCGGCCGACATAAACAACTTGTCCGAACCCCACACGTTGATGGGTCGGTGGCGATTTGCCGACGATATGCTGGTCGATCCCGATCTGCTCGACAGCCGCGAACTCGGGATCATGCGGCCGATTCACTGCGACTTTGCAGCGCAAGACGTTAGCCATCCCTTTTTCTGCAAGACCCATGACCAATTCTGGAGCCCGGAAGGCGAACTGACGCTGGGCGCCTCTGCGCGACGCGTTCTCTACATCATACGCGATCCCCGCGACGTGGCCATATCGTTCAGTTATCATGCCGGCCTGTCGATCGACGACACGATCACGCAGATGGTCGACAGGAACGCCAGTTCGACTGGCCGCGCCGTGCTTCCTTGCTTCATGGGCGATTGGAGAACGCATGTTGTCGGATGGGCCTCTCAACGCCTGATTCCAGTCATGGTGGTGCGCTACGAATCGATGCACGCCGATACCTTCAACTGTCTGCGTTCGATCGTCGATTTTCTGGGCGGACAGGCGGATGAGATGGAGATCCACAGGGCTGTGGCCCACGGCAGCTTCGATGAATTGCAGCGACAGGAAGCGCGCAAGGGATTTCGGGAAGCCCGGCCTGGACAGGAGCGTTTTTTCCGGGCGGGACAGGCCGGCGGCTGGCGGGAAATTTTGAAGCCCCATCAATTGCGCAGAATCGAGGACCATTTTGCCGACATCATGACCGCATATGGGTATGAAATCGCAGATAAATCCTAA
- a CDS encoding 2OG-Fe(II) oxygenase — protein sequence MTTAAVSATPLSAFSGLPPHLVIDDAFGADLAARLLAFAVEREGDFASSMVGHSESKSAGVHQHIRRSRTIRDFGALRDDLEKAFLAMLPRALSHLGIAPFVPESLSLELAAHGDGDFYRRHIDTFVGATAPRTRRVVTGVYYFHAVPRIFTGGALRFHSILPVEQGGNCKDIEPANDRLLLFPAWVPHEVCPVQCPGGSFAQSRFAINCWYQGGAD from the coding sequence ATGACAACAGCCGCCGTCTCCGCAACTCCGCTTTCCGCCTTTTCGGGGCTGCCGCCGCATCTGGTGATCGACGACGCGTTCGGGGCCGATCTCGCAGCACGACTGCTGGCTTTCGCCGTGGAACGCGAGGGAGATTTTGCCAGCTCGATGGTCGGCCATAGTGAGAGCAAGTCGGCCGGAGTGCATCAGCATATCCGCCGGTCGCGCACGATCCGCGACTTCGGGGCTTTGCGCGACGACCTCGAAAAGGCCTTTCTCGCCATGCTGCCCCGCGCCTTGTCACACCTCGGCATTGCGCCGTTCGTGCCGGAGAGCCTGTCACTGGAATTGGCGGCACATGGCGACGGCGACTTCTATCGCCGCCATATCGATACGTTCGTCGGCGCAACGGCGCCAAGGACACGCCGGGTCGTGACGGGCGTCTATTATTTCCATGCCGTGCCGAGGATCTTCACGGGCGGCGCCTTGCGGTTCCATTCGATCCTGCCCGTCGAGCAGGGCGGGAATTGCAAAGATATCGAGCCGGCCAACGATCGCCTGCTGCTGTTCCCCGCGTGGGTACCGCACGAGGTCTGCCCCGTGCAGTGTCCAGGTGGCAGCTTTGCCCAGTCGCGCTTCGCCATCAACTGCTGGTATCAAGGCGGGGCAGACTGA
- a CDS encoding HPr-rel-A system PqqD family peptide chaperone — MAGKLHRREDVFGADVEDTMLLLNAETGRYHSLNPVAARIWEILAEPTDEAALVDRLVDEFDVSRDECRKEVSSFISNLRDRSLIVEI; from the coding sequence ATGGCTGGCAAACTCCATCGGCGCGAAGACGTGTTCGGAGCGGACGTTGAAGACACGATGCTGCTGCTGAACGCCGAAACCGGCCGCTACCATTCGCTCAATCCGGTCGCGGCACGGATATGGGAAATTCTCGCGGAACCGACCGACGAAGCAGCCCTGGTGGATCGGCTGGTGGACGAATTCGACGTGTCTCGGGACGAATGCCGGAAAGAAGTATCATCGTTCATCTCGAATTTGCGTGACCGCAGCCTGATCGTCGAAATCTGA
- a CDS encoding FAD-binding oxidoreductase, with translation MADRVELTGWGLYPRRPTRLRRAGNAAAIAALLDPAGMIARGNGRAYGDPAIGLSTTIDMRRLDRLIAFDDATGLLVAEAGLTLAEIIDIFLPRGWFPAVTPGTKFVTLGGAIAADVHGKNHHGEGSFRRHVAWFDLLGPDGVERRCSSDEHAELFHWTMGGMGLTGTILRAAVWLRPVETAWIRQRTIPTASLAETMDAFEANAAATYSVAWIDTLAAGRSLGRSILMLGEHAGVDELPSPLAANRFARRRGPTLDVPLTPPISLVGGPVIRAFNALYYARNRSKAGNSLVSIDSFFYPLDAILRWNRIYGRRGFVQFQCVLPLAAAQAGLTTMLSRIAASRTGSFLAVLKRMGAEEGPFSFPMEGYTLALDFPVGRRTEALTAELRAMTRDHGGRLYLAKDAQMTEAEMSVLDPRGLAFARWRREHGLAGPLRSHQSERLGL, from the coding sequence CGCGGGCAACGCCGCCGCCATTGCCGCTCTGCTCGATCCGGCGGGGATGATCGCTCGTGGCAATGGGCGTGCCTATGGCGATCCGGCGATCGGCCTGTCGACCACGATCGACATGCGCCGGCTGGACCGGCTGATAGCCTTCGACGACGCGACCGGCCTTCTCGTCGCCGAGGCTGGGCTGACTCTCGCCGAGATCATCGACATCTTCCTGCCGCGCGGCTGGTTCCCTGCTGTGACGCCCGGTACCAAATTCGTCACGCTCGGTGGAGCCATCGCCGCGGACGTTCATGGCAAGAACCACCATGGCGAGGGCAGCTTCCGCCGCCATGTCGCCTGGTTCGACCTGCTCGGCCCCGATGGAGTCGAGCGCCGCTGCTCGTCGGACGAGCATGCCGAGCTGTTCCACTGGACAATGGGCGGCATGGGCCTGACCGGCACCATCCTGCGCGCGGCGGTGTGGCTGCGCCCCGTCGAAACTGCCTGGATACGTCAGCGGACGATCCCGACCGCCTCCTTGGCCGAGACGATGGACGCGTTCGAGGCCAATGCCGCCGCGACCTATTCGGTCGCCTGGATCGATACGCTCGCCGCTGGCAGGTCGCTCGGTCGTTCCATCCTCATGCTGGGCGAGCATGCCGGCGTCGACGAGCTGCCGTCCCCCCTGGCCGCAAACCGCTTCGCGCGCCGTCGCGGCCCGACCCTCGACGTACCGCTGACCCCGCCGATCAGCCTCGTCGGCGGGCCTGTCATACGCGCTTTCAACGCGCTCTATTACGCTAGGAATCGCAGCAAGGCCGGCAACTCGCTCGTCTCCATCGACAGCTTCTTCTACCCATTGGACGCGATATTGCGCTGGAATCGCATCTATGGCCGGCGTGGCTTCGTCCAGTTCCAGTGCGTGCTTCCCCTCGCCGCTGCGCAGGCCGGGCTGACGACGATGCTGTCGCGCATCGCCGCTTCCCGCACCGGCTCCTTCCTCGCCGTGCTCAAGCGCATGGGGGCAGAGGAGGGACCCTTCTCCTTTCCGATGGAAGGCTACACACTAGCGCTCGATTTCCCCGTCGGACGGCGGACCGAAGCGCTGACGGCCGAGCTGCGGGCGATGACCCGCGATCATGGCGGACGGCTTTACCTTGCCAAGGATGCGCAGATGACCGAGGCGGAAATGAGCGTGCTCGACCCGCGCGGGCTCGCCTTCGCGCGCTGGCGGCGGGAGCACGGCCTCGCCGGGCCGCTGCGGTCCCATCAATCGGAAAGGCTCGGACTGTGA
- a CDS encoding sugar-transfer associated ATP-grasp domain-containing protein, whose translation MIGMARRFWRNLPLDGQGLGRPIHPTLSPLSRWASREWRRERASSLHGAVGLASRLLWCIAALFKALRFSRLVGQASFPGLYRDCLQTGATPLEAHVWRSLHATPHPLPARAAAFLQSRLGAPEAHGLLADKLETATVLSGAGILVPELIGMVERGGAVALPLTTAMHRPLFLKPRHGHGHRHAFSLEPKGGEWLIDGRIISEPDLHARLQRAANEDDLLIQERLVATSDLADLAVAGRAPVLRLVTARMPDAEPFLHSALLTVGVPDRNPAHFLEGAVHVPVDGATGRMLRGLVLSRPDERLDRLPWNAAVLTGRPLPDFDRAVEAALTALRALPPLPLVHWDVILAGSGPVFLEGNSSGNWIIASLPALEGETACDLADLLARWRPC comes from the coding sequence ATGATCGGCATGGCACGGCGGTTTTGGCGCAATCTGCCCTTGGATGGCCAGGGGCTTGGCCGCCCGATACACCCGACATTATCCCCTCTCAGCCGATGGGCCTCGCGCGAATGGCGGCGTGAGCGTGCGTCCTCGCTGCACGGGGCGGTGGGGCTCGCCAGCCGGCTGCTGTGGTGCATCGCTGCGTTGTTCAAGGCCCTGCGCTTCTCGCGGCTGGTCGGGCAGGCGTCGTTTCCCGGCCTGTATCGGGACTGCCTGCAAACCGGTGCCACGCCGCTCGAAGCCCATGTCTGGCGCTCCCTTCACGCGACACCCCATCCGCTGCCCGCCCGCGCCGCAGCATTTCTCCAGTCCCGGCTCGGTGCGCCGGAGGCACATGGCCTTCTTGCCGATAAGCTGGAAACCGCGACCGTCCTGTCAGGCGCTGGCATCCTGGTTCCTGAATTGATCGGCATGGTCGAGCGGGGCGGGGCGGTCGCGCTCCCCCTGACGACGGCAATGCATCGCCCGCTGTTCTTGAAGCCGAGGCATGGCCATGGCCACCGCCACGCTTTCTCGCTTGAGCCAAAGGGTGGGGAATGGCTCATTGATGGAAGGATCATTTCCGAACCTGACCTGCATGCCCGTCTCCAACGCGCGGCCAACGAAGATGATCTCCTGATCCAGGAGCGTCTGGTGGCCACCTCCGATCTGGCCGATCTCGCCGTAGCTGGCCGGGCGCCCGTCCTGCGGCTTGTCACCGCCCGGATGCCCGACGCCGAGCCCTTCCTGCATTCCGCACTGCTGACCGTCGGTGTCCCCGACCGAAATCCAGCCCACTTTCTGGAGGGCGCGGTGCATGTGCCGGTCGACGGCGCAACGGGCCGGATGCTGCGCGGACTAGTCCTCTCGCGGCCGGACGAGCGGCTTGATCGGTTACCCTGGAACGCTGCGGTGCTGACCGGGCGACCGCTACCGGACTTCGACCGCGCGGTGGAGGCCGCGCTCACTGCCTTGCGTGCGCTTCCACCGCTCCCCCTCGTCCACTGGGACGTGATCCTGGCCGGGAGTGGGCCCGTGTTTCTCGAAGGCAATAGCAGCGGCAACTGGATCATCGCTAGCCTGCCCGCTTTGGAGGGGGAGACCGCCTGCGATCTCGCCGACCTGCTTGCCCGCTGGCGACCCTGTTAA
- a CDS encoding sigma-70 family RNA polymerase sigma factor — protein MNAATARLEIASLYESHADWLHGWLRRRTRCSHHAADLVQDTFCRLIERPHLAPPVSPRSYLATVARRLLIDDVRSREVERAVLEACAIAGAGVNGITPERIEEAIQLLAAVAKLLDALPPETRAAFLLRRLDGLEQKEIAERLGISLSTVKRHIATAYARCYAIAYAD, from the coding sequence GTGAACGCCGCAACTGCAAGATTGGAGATCGCCTCTCTCTATGAGTCCCATGCGGACTGGTTGCATGGCTGGCTGCGGCGGCGCACGCGTTGCTCCCATCACGCGGCCGATCTCGTGCAGGATACCTTCTGTCGTCTCATAGAGCGGCCCCACCTCGCACCGCCGGTCTCTCCCCGCAGCTATCTCGCAACCGTCGCGCGCCGCTTGCTCATCGACGACGTCCGCTCGCGGGAGGTTGAGCGTGCCGTGCTGGAGGCCTGCGCCATCGCAGGGGCGGGGGTGAATGGCATCACGCCGGAGAGAATCGAGGAAGCGATCCAGTTGCTCGCGGCGGTGGCGAAGCTCCTCGACGCCCTACCACCGGAAACCCGAGCTGCCTTCCTGCTGCGCCGGCTCGACGGTCTGGAGCAGAAGGAGATTGCCGAAAGGCTGGGAATCTCGCTGAGCACCGTCAAGCGGCACATCGCCACCGCCTATGCGCGTTGCTATGCGATCGCCTATGCGGACTGA